A genomic region of Zea mays cultivar B73 chromosome 6, Zm-B73-REFERENCE-NAM-5.0, whole genome shotgun sequence contains the following coding sequences:
- the LOC103630429 gene encoding uncharacterized protein LOC103630429: protein MSTTECADLGEEFWLPEDFLDDDFFSEEEKAAVAARSESDEEDSLAGLSRRLAGLLGDGGERKAPAAKAEVTVGSPQSTLCGLPKSGQESPSGGASKGTSPPSSPLDQRPADPWDLLYEAAGQVARMRAANSVPVPAANGFHGRSGFAPPPRKPSPPPIAPPSTKVPAGGHYYDPFARLVSQRQMQAAQFHLLKQQQLLKLQRERHQLAAAAAWSARQGACAKPVGCVRGDALLGLNPAACLPPQKPQHHHHPHHAPAAPASGMRAVFLTPSGPKRERNGTGVFLPRPAGAPAEPKKKTGCSTVLVPARVVQALNLNLDDLGAQPRYPGGFVLDHEALISRSNAMLASQKRRAASQALCHSS, encoded by the exons ATGTCGACCACGGAGTGCGCGGACCTCGGGGAGGAGTTCTGGCTGCCGGAGGACTTTTTGGACGACGACTTCTTCTCCGAGGAGGAGAAGGCGGCCGTGGCGGCCCGGAGCGAGAGCGACGAGGAGGACAGCCTGGCGGGGCTCTCGCGCCGCCTCGCGGGCCTCCTCGGCGACGGGGGAGAGCGTAAGGCTCCCGCGGCCAAG GCGGAGGTGACGGTTGGGTCGCCGCAGTCGACGCTGTGCGGGCTGCCCAAGTCGGGGCAGGAGAGCCCCAGCGGCGGGGCGTCCAAGGGCACCTCGCCGCCGTCATCGCCCCTGGACCAGAGGCCCGCCGACCCGTGGGATCTGCTCTACGAGGCGGCCGGACAGGTTGCGCGCATGCGCGCCGCCAACAGCGTGCCGGTGCCGGCCGCCAACGGTTTCCACGGCCGGAGCGGGTTCGCGCCGCCGCCACGCAAGCCCTCGCCACCGCCAATCGCACCTCCCTCCACCAAAGTCCCTGCCGGTGGGCACTACTACGACCCGTTCGCGCGCTTGGTCTCGCAGCGCCAGATGCAGGCTGCTCAG TTCCATCTCCTGAAGCAACAGCAACTGCTCAAGCTACAGAGGGAGCGCCACCAGCTTGCCGCTGCCGCGGCGTGGAGCGCGCGCCAGGGCGCATGCGCCAAGCCCGTCGGCTGCGTTCGCGGCGACGCGCTGCTTGGTCTGAACCCGGCGGCGTGCCTCCCGCCTCAGAAGCCGCAGcaccaccaccacccccaccatGCGCCGGCGGCTCCGGCCTCTGGCATGCGTGCCGTGTTCCTCACCCCGTCCGGCCCCAAGCGCGAGCGTAACGGCACTGGCGTGTTTCTTCCCAGGCCGGCTGgcgccccggcagagccgaagaaaAAGACAG GGTGTTCGACGGTTCTTGTCCCTGCTCGCGTCGTCCAGGCTCTCAATCTCAACCTCGACGACCTCGGCGCGCAGCCTCGTTACCCAGGCGGCTTTGTTCTTGATCACG AGGCCTTGATTAGTAGGAGCAACGCCATGCTTGCGAGCCAGAAGCGCCGGGCTGCCTCGCAGGCACTGTGCCACAGTTCTTGA